In Bufo gargarizans isolate SCDJY-AF-19 chromosome 6, ASM1485885v1, whole genome shotgun sequence, a single genomic region encodes these proteins:
- the LOC122940396 gene encoding interferon-induced protein with tetratricopeptide repeats 5-like, translating to MSGSEKGTLKLRLLQLKCHFTWKLLLKDTDPDELADKLYDQLTFLVTKNKYMVYNLLAYVMHLKGDYTQAIAHLKQAEEMIKENNPTGTDQKYLVTYGNYAWVFYYLNQYEESQKYIDKVEKIYKELKDTTDIAEIYGEKAWTLFKFCARYYEEAKQCFLKALELEPEDPEWNSGYATVVYRLEGFNGKKCPASECKSLKLLERAVEKNPNDAVVKSLLALKLQDLNRTNEGKIYIEEAKNQAPSSPYLLRYVAKFYRRAGMLDDALRALQTAVDLIPTSGFLHHQIGLCYRQKYFNDKRRFGNRNRYISQTETEKLNDLLQNTLFHFEKVLEYKKTFVYAYIDLANMYCEVKKYKKAEDTFKTVMAITTLTDEEKQQIYYNYGRFKEYNMRSESEAINYYKKSVQITLCMKEREFSAKSLKRIASKKIQNDIHDAEGFALLGFVHKMNGEMNDAIDCFEKALKYDPHNAEYVSELCELKLVI from the coding sequence TCACCAAGAACAAATACATGGTGTACAATCTACTGGCCTATGTGATGCATCTGAAAGGGGACTACACACAAGCTATTGCCCATTTAAAGCAAGCAGAAGAAATGATTAAAGAGAACAACCCGACTGGGACTGATCAAAAGTATTTGGTGACATACGGAAATTATGCGTGGGTGTTCTACTACTTGAACCAGTATGAAGAATctcaaaaatatatagataaggtaGAGAAAATATATAAGGAACTGAAAGATACCACAGACATAGCTGAAATTTATGGTGAAAAAGCCTGGACATTGTTTAAATTTTGCGCCAGATATTATGAAGAAGCAAAACAATGTTTTCTAAAGGCTTTGGAGCTGGAGCCAGAAGACCCTGAGTGGAACAGTGGATATGCAACAGTGGTCTACAGACTGGAAGGTTTCAATGGCAAAAAATGTCCTGCTTCAGAATGCAAATCACTGAAGCTACTGGAACGTGCAGTGGAGAAGAATCCAAATGATGCCGTGGTGAAGTCACTTCTTGCCTTGAAGCTTCAAGACCTAAACAGGACTAACGAGGGAAAAATCTATATTGAAGAAGCCAAAAATCAAGCTCCAAGTTCTCCATATTTACTCCGTTATGTAGCAAAGTTTTACAGGAGAGCTGGGATGCTAGATGATGCCTTGCGTGCCCTACAAACTGCAGTAGATCTCATCCCAACTTCTGGATTTCTGCATCACCAAATTGGACTCTGTTATAGGCAAAAGTATTTCAATGACAAAAGAAGGTTTGGAAACAGGAACAGGTATATCAGCCAAACGGAGACTGAAAAATTAAATGACCTCCTGCAAAATACCCTGTTTCATTTTGAGAAGGTGCTGGAATACAAGAAAACTTTTGTTTATGCGTATATAGACTTAGCAAATATGTACTGTGAAgtcaagaaatataaaaaagccgAGGACACGTTTAAAACTGTTATGGCAATTACCACTCTTACTGATGAGGAGAAGCAGCAGATCTATTACAATTATGGACGTTTCAAAGAATACAACATGAGGTCTGAATCTGAAGCCATCAACTACTATAAAAAGAGCGTACAGATTACTTTATGCATGAAAGAGAGAGAGTTCAGTGCAAAGTCTCTAAAAAGAATTGCTTCAAAGAAGATTCAGAATGATATTCATGATGCTGAGGGTTTCGCTTTGCTTGGCTTTGTCCATAAGATGAATGGAGAAATGAACGATGCAATTGATTGCTTTGAAAAAGCCTTAAAATATGACCCTCACAATGCGGAATATGTGAGTGAACTCTGTGAGCTGAAGCTGGTGATCTGA